The following are encoded in a window of Sporosarcina luteola genomic DNA:
- a CDS encoding 2-keto-4-pentenoate hydratase, with the protein MIKMDEIVSKIYNAHETKQPIEFIRHDYKLDEETAYFVQEELIKRKIDLHNAEIAGYKISMTSAETQAIAKTDEPAYGTLLSTHIQYSGDTIELSSLFDPLIEPEIMFILQGDLSPNASEEEIIRNSKVCAGIEIPDARYIDWFPNFSLADLLCDNTATGLVVLSDPIEPLTFNQFEDIEMELFHDGEKISEGLSSAVLGNPVSSVAWLSGKLSKKDIVLRKGMVISSGTFISPLNAEEGTYKVTYSSIGEVEITFV; encoded by the coding sequence ATGATTAAAATGGATGAAATTGTGAGTAAAATTTATAACGCTCACGAAACAAAGCAGCCAATTGAATTTATCCGCCACGATTATAAGTTGGACGAAGAGACCGCTTATTTCGTGCAGGAAGAACTCATTAAGAGAAAAATCGACTTACATAACGCTGAAATTGCCGGCTATAAGATCAGTATGACGAGTGCTGAAACGCAAGCAATCGCCAAAACGGATGAACCGGCATACGGCACACTACTTTCAACACATATTCAATATAGCGGAGATACGATTGAGCTTTCTTCATTATTTGATCCGTTGATTGAACCGGAAATCATGTTTATTTTGCAAGGAGATTTGTCACCGAATGCGAGTGAAGAGGAAATCATTCGGAACAGCAAAGTTTGTGCAGGCATCGAAATTCCGGATGCCCGTTATATCGACTGGTTCCCGAATTTCTCTTTAGCGGACCTGCTTTGCGATAATACTGCGACTGGACTTGTCGTTTTATCCGACCCGATTGAACCGTTGACGTTCAACCAATTTGAAGACATTGAAATGGAGCTGTTTCATGACGGTGAAAAGATTAGCGAAGGCCTTTCTTCAGCCGTACTCGGCAATCCCGTGTCTTCTGTCGCTTGGCTATCTGGGAAACTATCGAAGAAAGATATAGTACTGCGGAAAGGCATGGTCATCTCTTCGGGGACTTTCATTTCACCGCTCAACGCAGAGGAAGGAACGTATAAAGTCACGTATTCGTCAATTGGCGAGGTTGAAATTACGTTCGTGTGA